Genomic window (Helianthus annuus cultivar XRQ/B chromosome 3, HanXRQr2.0-SUNRISE, whole genome shotgun sequence):
tcaaaatcacgtaattgGTATATAAAGTTctgtaaattatttttttaagaaCACTATAGCAATAGGctgcaatttaaaaaaaaattaacgtaTAAAAAGTTATAGCCGTTTATCAAAGAGAAACTAGTTGAAAGGATAAAAGACTATCATACCATCCCCTTCTTAAATTGAGCAAAACAAATGTGTGGTCATAGTTCTCTCCTATACTTCTTATAAAATTTCTCTCTTGTACATGATATCTTATCTAAACTTATAATAACAACATAAACAATAATAAGATTATTAATAAAATTTTCCTTAGTTTTAAATACAAAGGAGTccttattttttaataaaaattaggATCGAACCTACATATTTGGTTGGTTAATAAGTTAGGAGACGGCCAAATAGTATCAATGACAAGTGTTGATAGCCTATACAACAATACACTTTTCATTTTTTCACACAAAAATCTTCAATGGAGAGAACACACCTCTCTCCCTACACCAACCATCCCCAAACCACCACAAAACAACCAATCAGCCACACATATTCCGATCCCGGTGGCGGCGAGACCGTCCCCGACAACGATAAATGGGCTTCAAACCTTCTCTTAGAGTGTGCTCAATCTATCTCCTATAAAGATTCCGGCAAGATCAACCACCTTTTATGGATGTTAAATGAGCTATCTTCACCCTATGGTGATTGTGATCAAAAACTTGCTTATTACTTCTTGCAAGCACTCTTTTGCAAAGCTACTGAATCGGGTAATCGATGCTACAAGTCTTTAATTTCGGTTGCGGATAAAAGCCATTGCTTTGATTCCGCAAGAAAACTAATACTTAAGTTCCAAGAGGTGTCCCCTTGGACTACTTTTGGTCATGTTGCATCAAATGGTGCTATTTTGGAAGCTTTTGATGGTGAAAACAAACTTCATATAATAGATATTAGCAACACACTTTGCACCCAATGGCCTACTTTGCTTGAAGCTTTGGCCACAAGAAGTAATGACACACCTAGCTTGAAGTTAACCGTGGTTGTTACATCAACTATGGCGCGATCCGTCATGAAAGAAATCACTCAAAGAATGGAGAAATTCGCGCGTTTGATGGGCGTTCCGTTTGAGTTTAACTTGATTAATGGATCAAACAAGAGATTATGGCAACTTACTAAAGAAGAGTTGAATGTGCAAGAGGGTGAAGCTATTGCTGTGAATTGTATTGGAGCTTTAAGAAGAGTTGAAGTTGAAGATAGGGGAGATGTGATTCGGCTTTTTAGCTCGTTAAATCCTCGAATAGTGACCGTAGTTGAAG
Coding sequences:
- the LOC110930782 gene encoding protein SHORT-ROOT encodes the protein MERTHLSPYTNHPQTTTKQPISHTYSDPGGGETVPDNDKWASNLLLECAQSISYKDSGKINHLLWMLNELSSPYGDCDQKLAYYFLQALFCKATESGNRCYKSLISVADKSHCFDSARKLILKFQEVSPWTTFGHVASNGAILEAFDGENKLHIIDISNTLCTQWPTLLEALATRSNDTPSLKLTVVVTSTMARSVMKEITQRMEKFARLMGVPFEFNLINGSNKRLWQLTKEELNVQEGEAIAVNCIGALRRVEVEDRGDVIRLFSSLNPRIVTVVEEEADFTSSRSDFVKCFEECLRYYTLYFEMLEESFTPTSNERLMLERECSRGIVRVLTCDDEQNIDSGDCERREKGNQWCERLKEHFSLVGFSDDVVDDVKALLKRYRTGWSLAHDQTDSNADSGMMLAWKDEPVVWASAWKP